A single window of Salvia splendens isolate huo1 chromosome 6, SspV2, whole genome shotgun sequence DNA harbors:
- the LOC121809252 gene encoding uncharacterized protein LOC121809252, with the protein MDIVEELQRSPPVLTGGNVQEVVLGPTRRPPLGHRRDGGGPPRPPPRGDPSASGRQWNDPGGVDPITQGFDRIMARFDQLEFILDARDRRVDRLEARRLPEPDLPYFLDYADLDGYRFQRDVWTANEDVPRNFNHGRRDRGGDIRRRRGTIRVTHWPEGRPPRHSTAAAPYRACRDSWHGSSWERPADRYPQGPDRDGHDPLHCLSRGKNMLYVEGTSITPMVDHEHHHSRDNICGYGVVSNDDKVVPDAELSRDAITDAGVFLLLKSSQLRRVPVVLESLSELGTIIINVDRDGCRRGSDDNMLGLMMNDWGWPSQEYEFSIGGSALGGNFHFDAALLEAQGRGSNYAYNTNLKHIRRLEVGLSHKLNMSIGWKVVLGMTLVVHESTRMLYPATLTLDLDDLIYQFAVWMTPHQWEDMKQLWFPHKPELVNKCEINWTRRGHRLTELQYYAGRPNGVGFIGLFCVEVSDFADQLASRQGKEFQKKCLGIYYYIAYAYDIISLCCMLWNGVLIDGQQAQQFPGVGIDNYITLSYFDFDKDKMVYIIILVVVELVHTHVVSGEFYQFVFLQLLPLGIKHKVGTGFLHILQKKTHLEGIGDVVIVGDGSNLDEGLTGDVTVSREFECVVLNIDGTAGREACYMAHVIHAPATKRAELLIELRRNLSRAQQRMTASANRHRRHIEFEVGSFVWLKLQPYRQHSVARPISAKLSKRFYGPFEVEERIGPVAYRLRLPEGSRIHDVFHVSLLRAFVKDDPIVPLPEQFVGNRPVVHPVAILDSKILWHKGAAVEHVLVRWLDGSDSPSWEPLADLMKRFPTLFLEDKEVSKDGGVVTNSTQSRVTEETTIEGKAASPPMQSSSTSESVQELENQSVEDSQVDTVKKLRPTKDIKQPERYHDFVPSSGPAARRNA; encoded by the exons ATGGATATAGTCGAGGAATTGCAGCGCTCCCCACCGGTATTGACGGGAGGAAACGTGCAGGAGGTGGTTCTCGGTCCGACGCGACGGCCGCCTTTGGGACATCGTCGTGACGGAGGAGGCCCACCCCGACCACCACCCAGGGGGGATCCTTCTGCTTCGGGCCGCCAATGGAACGATCCGGGTGGAGTTGACCCGATCACGCAGGGTTTTGATCGAATCATGGCCAGATTTGATCAATTGGAATTTATATTGGATGCGAGGGATAGAAGGGTTGATAGGTTGGAAGCCAGACGCCTTCCCGAACCGGATCTGCCCTATTTTTTGGACTACGCGGACTTGGATGGATATCGCTTCCAGCGTGATGTATGGACGGCCAACGAGGATGTCCCTCGGAATTTCAACCACGGCCGGCGTGACCGTGGTGGGGATATTCGGCGTCGACGAGGCACCATTCGCGTGACACACTGGCCAGAGGGCCGCCCTCCACGACACAGTACAGCAGCAGCCCCCTACCGCGCTTGCCGTGATTCGTGGCATGGCTCGAGCTGGGAGAGGCCGGCAGATCGCTACCCTCAAGGACCTGATAGGG ACGGACATGACCCCTTGCACTGTTTGAGCCGTGGCAAAAACATGTTATATGTGGAGGGGACTAGCATAACACCGATGGTTGATCATGAGCATCACCACTCTAGGGATAATATCTGCGGCTACGGTGTTGTCTCCAACGATGATAAGGTTGTCCCCGATGCTGAGTTGTCTAGAGATGCCATCACCGATGctggtgtgtttcttttgtTGAAATCCTCACAGCTTCGAAGAGTTCCTGTAGTTTTGGAGTCTTTATCCGAACTTGGCACCATTATTATAAATGTGGACCGAGATGGATGTAGACGAGGCAGTGATGACAACATGCTTGGTTTAATGATGAATGATTGGGGGTGGCCTAGTCAGGAATATGAGTTTAGCATTGGAGGCTCTGCACTTGGCGGGAATTTTCACTTTGATGCAGCATTGTTGGAAGCTCAGGGGAGGGGAAGCAACTATGCGTATAATACTAATCTGAAGCATATCCGACGTCTTGAAGTTGGACTCAGCCACAAATTAAATATGTCGATTGGGTGGAAAGTAGTTCTAGGGATGACTTTAGTAGTACATGAGTCGACAAGAATGCTTTATCCAGCTACGCTGACTCTTGATCTGGATGATCTAATATATCAGTTCGCAGTTTGGATGACGCCACACCAGTGGGAAGATATGAAGCAGCTCTGGTTTCCGCACAAACCCGAGCTGGTTAACAAATGTGAAATCAATTGGACAAGAAGAGGCCACAGGCTGACCGAATTGCAATATTATGCAGGCAGGCCTAATGGAGTTGGATTTATTGGGTTGTTTTGTGTGGAGGTTTCGGATTTCGCCGACCAGTTAGCTTCTAGGCAGGGTAAGGAGTTCCAGAAAAAGTGTTTGGGGATCTACTATTACATAGCGTATGCTTATGATATTATTAGCCTCTGTTGTATGTTATGGAATGGTGTTTTGATTGACGGTCAGCAGGCGCAGCAGTTTCCTGGTGTTGGTATTGATAACTACATCACTCTCTCGTATTTTGACTTCGATAAGGACAAGATGGTGTACATCATAATTCTGGTGGTGGTTGAATTAGTACATACCCACGTTGTAAGTGGGGAGTTTTACCAATTTGTATTCCTACAATTGCTACCCTTAGGCATAAAACACAAGGTGGGCACTGGGTTTCTTCACATATTGCAAAAAAAAACCCACTTGGAGGGGATTGGAGATGTAGTCATCGTTGGAGATGGTTCCAATCTTGATGAAGGGCTAACTGGGGATGTTACTGTCTCAAGAGAGTTTGAATGCGTTGTTCTTAACATAGATGGAACTGCGGGCCGAGAGGCGTGCTACATGGCGCACGTGATTCACGCTCCAGCTACAAAGAGGGCAGAGCTTCTCATCGAGCTGCGTAGAAACCTGTCCCGCGCGCAGCAACGGATGACCGCGTCGGCCAATCGGCATCGACGCCATATCGAATTTGAAGTTGGAAGTTTTGTGTGGCTGAAATTACAGCCATATCGCCAGCATTCTGTAGCGAGGCCCATCTCGGCAAAGCTCTCCAAGCGTTTTTACGGTCCCTTCGAGGTGGAGGAGAGGATTGGACCAGTGGCATACAGATTGCGTTTGCCAGAAGGAAGTCGTATTCACGATGTATTCCATGTAAGTCTTCTGCGAGCTTTTGTGAAGGATGATCCAATCGTGCCCCTCCCAGAGCAGTTTGTTGGGAATCGACCTGTAGTCCATCCAGTGGCTATATTGGATTCGAAAATATTGTGGCACAAGGGCGCTGCGGTGGAGCATGTGTTAGTAAGGTGGTTGGATGGTTCGGACTCTCCTTCTTGGGAGCCATTGGCGGATTTGATGAAACGATTTCCCACCCtcttccttgaggacaaggaagtTTCTAAGGACGGGGGAGTTGTTACGAACTCAACACAATCACGAGTAACGGAGGAGACTACAATTGAAGGCAAGGCTGCGTCGCCCCCGATGCAGAGTTCGTCGACATCAGAATCCGTTCAGGAGCTGGAGAATCAGTCAGTCGAAGACTCGCAGGTGGACACGGTGAAGAAGCTGAGACCGACGAAGGATATTAAGCAGCCGGAGCGTTACCACGACTTCGTCCCAAGTAGCGGACCAGCTGCTCGACGGAATGCCTAA
- the LOC121809263 gene encoding serine/threonine protein phosphatase 2A 57 kDa regulatory subunit B' theta isoform-like: MIKNILNRIPRKQGKLGEGRDGGATTLSSTNWKSNVVAGSRSGNLDAAAGLNPVVSNLLEYDPSNVKANGAIGSAPYEALPSFRDIPNSEKQTLFIRKLNLCCVVFDFTDPSKSLKEKDIKRQTLVELVDYVTSANGKFNETAMHDMVKMVSVNLFRTLSTQPRENKSVDGFDLEEDEPLMDPAWPHLQIVYEFLLRFVASPETDAKLAKRYINHSFVLRLLDLFDSEDTRERDYLKTVLHRIYGKFMVHRPFIRKAINIIFYRFIFETEKHNGIAELLEILGSIINGFALPLKEEHKLFLVRALVPLHKPKCVSTYHQQLSYCITQFVEKDCKLADTVIRGLLKYWPITSSSKEGMFLGELEEVLEVTQPPEFQRCLVPLFRQIGRCLSSSHFQVAERALFLWNNNHIENLIKQNRAVILPIIFPALENNARNHWNQAVQSLTLNVRKIFSDVDPELFEECLLKYQEDEAGQEETKSRREATWKRLEDIATTNDEH; this comes from the exons ATGATCAAGAATATACTCAATAGGATCCCTCGCAAGCAAGGGAAGTTAGGAGAAGGTCGCGATGGAGGGGCCACGACACTCTCCTCAACGAATTGGAAAAGCAATGTAGTTGCAGGTTCTAGGTCAGGCAATTTGGATGCTGCAGCCGGGTTGAATCCAGTTGTGAGCAATCTTCTTGAATATGATCCGTCAAATGTGAAGGCaaacggggctattggaagtgcaCCGTATGAGGCTCTTCCTAGTTTTAGAGACATTCCAAACTCGGAGAAGCAAACCTTGTTTATCAGAAAATTGAATTTGTGTTGTGTAGTGTTTGACTTCACTGATCCCTCGAAGAGTTTAAAGGAGAAAGACATCAAACGACAGACATTAGTCGAGCTGGTGGATTATGTCACCTCAGCAAATGGGAAGTTCAATGAGACAGCTATGCACGATATGGTAAAGATGGTGTCTGTGAATTTATTCCGGACACTCTCAACTCAGCCTCGTGAGAACAAATCCGTAGATGGCTTTGATTTGGAAGAAGACGAGCCCTTGATGGATCCGGCATGGCCCCATTTGCAAATTGTGTATGAATTTCTCCTCAGGTTTGTAGCTTCACCGGAGACGGATGCCAAGTTGGCAAAACGCTACATTAATCACTCCTTTGTGTTGAGGTTATTAGACCTCTTCGACTCAGAGGATACTAGAGAGAGAGACTACTTAAAGACTGTCCTACACCGGATATACGGGAAGTTCATGGTGCATCGTCCGTTCATCAGAAAAGCAATCAACATTATATTCTACCGTTTCATTTTTGAGACGGAGAAGCACAACGGGATTGCTGAGCTGTTAGAGATCTTAGGGAGCATCATAAATGGATTCGCATTGCCACTCAAGGAAGAACATAAGCTCTTCCTTGTTCGTGCTCTGGTTCCGCTCCACAAACCAAAGTGCGTATCCACATACCATCAACAGCTATCGTATTGCATCACACAGTTTGTGGAGAAGGACTGCAAACTCGCTGATACAGTTATAAGGGGCTTACTCAAATACTGGCCTATTACGAGTAGTTCTAAGGAGGGAATGTTCTTGGGCGAGCTTGAGGAAGTGTTGGAAGTGACCCAGCCCCCCGAGTTCCAGCGTTGTTTGGTCCCACTCTTCCGCCAGATTGGCCGTTGCTTGAGCAGCTCCCACTTTCAG GTTGCAGAGAGGGCTCTCTTTCTATGGAACAACAACCACATCGAGAATCTGATCAAACAAAACCGCGCAGTCATACTGCCAATCATCTTCCCGGCATTGGAGAACAACGCAAGGAACCACTGGAATCAAGCCGTGCAGAGCCTGACCCTCAATGTCCGGAAAATCTTCTCTGATGTGGATCCGGAGCTCTTTGAGGAGTGTCTCCTCAAGTACCAGGAAGACGAAGCAGGGCAAGAAGAAACCAAGAGCAGACGTGAAGCAACTTGGAAGCGCTTGGAGGATATAGCAACCACCAACGACGAGCACTGA
- the LOC121809260 gene encoding serine/threonine protein phosphatase 2A 57 kDa regulatory subunit B' theta isoform-like, which translates to MIKNFLNKLPKKQGKSAESRDGGSSTLSSNSSTASRSNSASSARSGNVNLAGNNYNQNSGVNHGNKLQDPLHNKANGSSLPVPYEALPIFRDVPSSEKQNLFIRKLSMCCVVFDFTDPTKHLKEKDIKRQTLVELVDYVSSANGKFSDVVLQEIVRVVSTNLFRTLSTQPRENKVLEGLDVEEEEPLMDPAWPHLQIVYEFLLRFVTSPETDAKLAKRYIDHTFILRLLDLFDSEDPREREYLKTVLHRIYGKFMVHRPFIRKTINNIFYRFIFETEKHNGIAELLEILGSIINGFALPLKEEHKLFLVRALIPLHKPKCIPMYHQQLTYSITQFVEKDCKLADTVIRGLLKYWPITNSSKEVMFLSELEEVLEATQAPEFQRCMVPLFRQIGRCMSSSHFQVAERALFLWNNDHIENLIKQNRKVILPIIFPALEKNARNHWNQAVHSLTLNVRKIFSDVDPELFEECLLKFQEDEGRDEEDKVKREATWRRLEEIAISKGASSEAVAAPRKATLPLSG; encoded by the exons ATGATTAAAAATTTCCTTAACAAGCTTCCAAAGAAACAGGGAAAGTCGGCAGAGAGTCGTGATGGAGGGTCTTCGACACTCTCTTCAAATTCTTCGACTGCTTCTAGAAGCAATTCTGCTTCAAGTGCTCGGTCAGGCAATGTTAATTTGGCGGGGAATAATTATAATCAGAATTCTGGTGTGAATCATGGGAATAAACTGCAAGACCCGTTGCATAACAAAGCAAATGGGAGTAGTCTGCCCGTGCCATATGAGGCTTTACCTATTTTTAGAGATGTCCCGAGTTCGGAGAAGCAGAACTTGTTTATCAGGAAACTGAGCATGTGTTGTGTAGTATTTGACTTCACTGACCCCACGAAGCATTTGAAAGAGAAGGACATCAAACGGCAGACTTTGGTGGAGCTTGTCGACTATGTCTCTTCAGCAAATGGGAAATTCAGTGATGTGGTCTTGCAAGAGATCGTGCGAGTGGTGTCTACAAATTTGTTCCGCACCCTCTCTACTCAGCCTCGTGAAAACAAAGTCTTGGAAGGTCTTGACGTAGAAGAAGAGGAGCCCCTAATGGATCCTGCGTGGCCCCATCTACAAATCGTGTATGAGTTTCTCCTCAGGTTTGTGACTTCCCCAGAGACTGATGCGAAGCTGGCAAAGCGCTACATTGACCACACTTTTATTCTAAGGTTATTGGATCTGTTTGATTCGGAAGACCCAAGAGAAAGGGAGTACCTAAAGACAGTGCTGCACCGCATATATGGAAAGTTCATGGTGCATCGCCCGTTCATTAGAAAAACCATAAACAATATATTCTACCGTTTTATCTTTGAAACAGAGAAGCATAATGGGATTGCAGAGCTGTTAGAAATTTTGGGAAGTATTATAAATGGATTTGCGCTGCCGTTGAAAGAAGAGCACAAACTTTTTCTTGTCCGAGCACTCATTCCACTTCACAAGCCAAAGTGTATACCTATGTATCATCAACAGCTAACTTATTCCATCACACAATTTGTAGAGAAGGACTGTAAGCTCGCAGATACTGTTATCCGGGGCTTGCTTAAATATTGGCCAATAACAAACAGTTCAAAGGAGGTCATGTTTTTGAGTGAGCTCGAAGAAGTGCTGGAAGCAACTCAGGCTCCGGAGTTTCAACGCTGTATGGTTCCTTTATTCCGCCAAATTGGTCGTTGCATGAGCAGCTCTCATTTTCAG GTTGCAGAAAGGGCTCTCTTTTTATGGAACAATGATCATATCGAGAACCTGATCAAGCAAAACCGCAAAGTTATACTCCCAATCATCTTCCCTGCATTGGAGAAGAACGCACGAAACCACTGGAATCAGGCGGTGCACAGCTTGACGCTAAACGTCCGAAAAATCTTCTCTGACGTGGACCCCGAGCTATTCGAGGAGTGCTTGCTGAAATTCCAAGAAGACGAAGGGCGGGATGAAGAAGACAAGGTGAAACGCGAAGCAACCTGGAGACGCCTCGAGGAGATTGCAATCTCTAAGGGTGCAAGCAGCGAAGCAGTGGCCGCCCCTCGCAAGGCCACGCTGCCACTATCCGGCTAA
- the LOC121809256 gene encoding AUGMIN subunit 6-like translates to MTMDREKEREIELESAMYTNCLLLGLDPNVIGVGSNNGTPRVGLFRHSNPKLGEQLLYFILSSLRGPLQSAKDFDKVWPIFDSAQSRDFRKVVQGIISELESQGALPRSNSRVSSLATCCGPRFVELLWQLSLHALREVHRRTFAADVASNPLPAPLTDVAFSHAATLLPVTKARIALERRRFLKNAETAVQRQAMWSDLAHEMTAEFRGLCAEEAYLQQELEKLHDLRNKVKLEGESWDQLVSSSSQNSHIVQKATRMWESLLSRKSQHEVLASGPIEDLIAHREHRYRISGSALLAAMDQSSLVSSSSMTSQQLGNEETESSQTDVTTESKNEEKYSRLDDRNTRGQPTVDIAEVLRRWTHALQRIHKQSLQLSKANDGEGPQLLQSGHEGDTSSHAESLAATLAEHRQHLDSIQVLINQLKDVAPTIQNSISELTEEVNSISSNPPPVMNFRLNSPIQTQSSGRTLESGVDDVAEITSRLSSIQIENVSASPPTLKLPPLFSSTPCSSGKGVNMQKRHNMAQVIPAENIIDKKFVENPPSNSQMDKPTHDEDILSVQYLKRSVREAALLSKTSNSESSQDSRSNDGSEHYFVPLSGTGLSRHVQDNKINSLKSRQLFTSQADSSLLQTHVKDNNVGRRYSGVTDILNDIDSLDEFDGVNSFLSAAGSNSSVSDAHRSFYDIDEAEDFSPALLMDTAFLADSYEDLLAPLSDTEAALMDH, encoded by the exons ATGACGATGGAcagagagaaggagagagaaatCGAGCTGGAGAGCGCAATGTACACCAATTGCTTGTTGCTCGGCCTGGATCCGAACGTAATCGGAGTCGGTTCCAACAACGGCACGCCTCGTGTTGGCTTGTTCCGCCATTCTAACCCTAAATTGGGCGAGCAGCTGCTCTACTTCATCCTATCATCTCTCCGAGGCCCGCTCCAATCCGCCAAG GATTTTGATAAGGTGTGGCCGATTTTTGATTCGGCTCAGTCTAGGGATTTTCGGAAG GTCGTGCAAGGGATTATAAGTGAGCTGGAATCACAAGGTGCATTGCCGAGGAGTAATTCAAGGGTTTCATCGCTTGCAACCTGCTGCGGACCAAG ATTCGTCGAACTCTTATGGCAGCTTTCACTGCATGCTCTGAGAGAGGTACATAGGCGAACATTTGCAGCTGATGTTGCATCAAATCCACTGCCTGCTCCATTAACTGATGTAGCTTTCTCACATGCAGCTACACTGCTTCCTGTTACTAAG GCGAGGATAGCTCTGGAAAGAAGAAGATTTCTGAAAAATGCAGAGACTGCAGTGCAAAGGCAAGCAATGTGGTCTGATCTGGCTCATGAAATGACAGCTGAGTTCCGTGGTCTATGTGCTGAAGAG GCATACTTACAGCAAGAGCTTGAAAAACTTCATGATTTgagaaacaaagtaaaactcGAAGGTGAATCCTGGGATCAGCTTGTATCTAGCTCAAGTCAGAATTCTCATATAGTTCAAAAAGCTACACGCATGTGGGAATCTTTGTTATCTCGCAAGA GTCAACACGAGGTCCTTGCTTCAGGCCCGATTGAGGATCTTATTGCTCATCGAGAGCATAG GTATCGCATCTCTGGTTCGGCCTTGTTGGCAGCGATGGATCAAAGTTCGTTAGTGTCATCCTCTAGTATGACTTCTCAACAACTAGGTAATGAGGAAACTGAGAGTTCACAAACAGATGTAACTACAGAGAGCAAAAATGAAGAAAAGTATTCTCGACTTGATGATAGAAATACTAGAGGGCAGCCAACAGTTGATATTGCTGAAGTTTTACGACGATGGACGCATGCCTTGCAGCGTATCCATAAACAGTCCCTCCAACTG TCAAAAGCCAATGATGGAGAGGGCCCGCAGCTCCTCCAAAGTGGGCATGAGGGTGATACCAGCAGTCATGCTGAGTCATTGGCTGCGACACTGGCTGAACACAGGCAGCACCTAGACAGCATACAG GTGCTCATTAATCAACTAAAGGATGTAGCTCCAACCATACAAAACTCAATCTCCGAACTTACCGAGGAAGTGAATAGCATATCATCTAATCCCCCTCCTGTCATGAATTTTAGATTAAACTCACCCATCCAGACACAGAGCAGTGGAAGGACGTTG GAAAGtggtgttgatgatgtggctgAAATAACCTCTAGATTGTCATCCATTCAGATTGAAAACGTATCTGCTAGCCCCCCTACTCTGAAGCTGCCTCCACTATTTAGTTCGACACCTTGTTCTTCTGGAAAAGGTGTAAACATGCAAAAGCGACATAATATGGCTCAAGTCATTCCAGCAGAAAACATAATAGACAAAAAGTTTGTAGAAAATCCCCCATCAAACAGTCAGATGGATAAACCAACACatg ATGAGGATATTCTTTCTGTACAATATTTGAAGAGGTCTGTACGAGAAGCTGCTCTTTTGTCTAAAACAAGCAACTCGGAATCTTCGCAAGACAGTCGTTCTAATGATGgttctgagcactactttgttCCGCTTTCTGGGACTGGATTGTCTCGTCACGTTCAGGATAACAAAATTAATTCTCTTAAGAGTAGACAACTTTTCACATCTCAAGCAGATTCCTCCTTGCTTCAGACCCATGTTAAGGACAATAATGTTGGGAGAAGGTACAGTGGAGTTACAGACATACTGAATGATATCGATTCCCTTGATGAATTTGATGGGGTGAACAGCTTCCTCTCTGCTGCTGGGTCAAACTCGTCGGTTTCTGATGCACATAGGTCATTCTATGATATTGATGAGGCTGAGGATTTTTCTCCTGCTTTGCTAATGGATACTGCATTTTTGGCAGATTCATATGAGGATTTGCTTG CTCCCTTATCTGATACTGAAGCAGCCTTGATGGATCACTGA
- the LOC121809276 gene encoding plant UBX domain-containing protein 1-like, with translation MIESSPSWKRRRFIAVSPMESELAKGKLAAAREKYGRDIRVFETSLASATPSNVSDTEEADDFYEFTAEDYFRVLASKKEDKHLKTKKIREAEEAARRSRIPKQAVIRVRFPDNFTLEASFHSSETLQTLFDLLTKVIARSDLPFYLYTTPPKKQIKDFSQDFYSAGFVPGAIVYFSYGVPKGDDGAYTGPSLQEEVVSLKGLEFVAQEAAPEPTPVEAAAMSPSVVPEQTEQKRSEKKQVGKPKWLKM, from the exons ATGATTGAATCTTCACCATCTTGGAAGCGTAGAAGGTTCATTGCTGTTTCTCCTATGGAATCAGAATTGGCTAAG GGGAAGCTTGCTGCTGCTAGAGAAAAGTATGGACGAGATATCCGAGTTTTTGAAACATCTCTGGCTTCTGCAACCCCTTCAAATGTTTCTGATACGG AAGAGGCAGATGACTTTTACGAGTTCACAGCAGAGGATTACTTCCGGGTTTTGGCTTCTAAAAAAGAAG ATAAACACTTGAAGACAAAAAAGATCCGGGAAGCAGAGGAGGCTGCTAGAAGATCAAGGATACCAAAG CAAGCAGTGATCAGAGTGCGTTTCCCTGACAATTTTACATTAGAGGCCTCGTTTCATTCATCGGAGACACTTCAAACCTTATTTGATCTCCTGACCAAAGTGATTGCTCGCTCTGATTTACCGTTCTATCTAT ACACCACGCCCCCAAAGAAGCAAATTAAGGatttttcccaggacttctatTCTGCTGGCTTTGTACCTGGTGCAATCGTGTACTTTTCATATGGGGTGCCCAAAG GTGATGATGGTGCATACACGGGTCCCTCCCTTCAAGAAGAGGTTGTGTCGTTGAAAGGTCTGGAATTTGTAGCACAAGAGGCGGCTCCTGAGCCAACACCTGTGGAAGCAGCTGCAATGAGTCCCTCCGTCGTTCCTGAGCAGACCGAACAAAAGCGGAGTGAGAAGAAGCAGGTGGGCAAGCCGAAGTGGTTGAAAATGTGA